Proteins co-encoded in one Candidatus Microthrix subdominans genomic window:
- a CDS encoding SGNH/GDSL hydrolase family protein, with the protein MRRTALLFTAITVLLIAPGCLPAPTGPATLIIGDSNTIGTAWGRPASWAEQLSCSPDVWAWGGTGITRSGYTGGGPITLTADLDTIMNGRTGDHVAVMLGTNDALGRTSLPTVAQLNTLTDRIIATGAASVRWITIPPLRADVSATTRARRDTLNTRITQTANHLDSSGAFGGAATLPPNMAADSLHLNQNGHATLGYHMAVNTNLCG; encoded by the coding sequence ATGAGACGCACAGCCCTACTCTTCACAGCCATCACAGTCCTCCTCATCGCTCCTGGGTGCCTACCAGCGCCCACCGGCCCCGCAACGCTCATCATTGGGGACAGCAACACGATCGGGACAGCATGGGGCCGGCCAGCATCGTGGGCAGAGCAGCTCTCCTGCTCCCCCGACGTGTGGGCATGGGGCGGCACCGGGATCACCCGATCCGGGTACACCGGCGGCGGACCAATCACCCTGACCGCCGACCTCGACACCATCATGAACGGACGTACCGGTGACCACGTAGCCGTCATGCTGGGCACCAACGACGCCCTTGGACGCACCAGCCTTCCGACCGTCGCCCAACTCAACACGCTCACCGACCGGATCATCGCCACCGGTGCAGCATCGGTCCGGTGGATCACCATCCCACCTCTCCGCGCTGACGTGTCGGCTACGACCAGGGCACGACGCGACACCCTGAACACCCGCATCACCCAGACCGCCAATCACCTGGACAGCAGCGGCGCATTCGGTGGCGCGGCGACCCTCCCCCCGAACATGGCAGCCGACTCCCTCCACCTCAACCAGAACGGTCACGCCACCCTCGGCTACCACATGGCCGTCAACACCAACCTGTGCGGCTGA